GAAAGATGACTACGGCCCCGAAAGCCGTGGATTTGTGGAGAACTCTTACCTTCGAGGCCTGACACCACAGGAATTTTTCTTCCATGCTATGGGTGGTAGAGAAGGTTTGATTGATACTGCTGTGAAAACTTCTGAGACAGGATATATTCAGCGGAGGCTCGTGAAGGCTATGGaggacatcatggtgaaatatgaTGGTACCGTGAGAAACTCCCTTGGCGATGTCATTCAATTCTTGTATGGAGAAGACGGCATGGATGCTGTTTGGATTGAATCCCAGAAACTGGACTCCCTGAAGATGAAAAAGGATGAGTTTGATAATGTGTTCCGTTATGAACTGAATGATATGAACTGGAAGCCTAATTACATGCTGCCTGACCATGTTGAGGATTTGAAGACTATTCGTGAATTCAGAAATGTGTTTGAGGCAGAGCTTCAGAAATTGGAAGTTGACAGATTACAACTTGGGCAAGAAATTACCACAACTGGCGAGGGTACATGGCCTATGCCTGTCAACCTCAAGCGGCTTATCTGGAATGCTCAGAAGACTTTCAAGATTGATCTAAGAAAACCTTCTGACATGCACCCAATGGAAATCGTGGAAGCAATTGATAAGCTGCAAGAAAGGCTCAAGGTTGTCCCTGGCGACGACGCCATGAGCATTGAGGCTCAGAAGAACGCTACTCTGCTCTTCAATATCCTGCTTCGCAGCACATTTGCTAGCAAGAGGGTCTTGAAAGAATACAGGCTTACAAAGGAATCTTTCGAATGGGTCATTGGTGAGATTGAATCGAGATTCCTGCAGTCTTTGGTGGCTCCTGGTGAAATGATTGGATGTGTGGCTGCACAGTCCATTGGAGAACCAGCAACTCAGATGACGCTGAATACTTTCCATTATGCTGGTGTTAGTGCTAAGAATGTTACCCTTGGTGTTCCCAGATTAAGAGAGATTATCAACGTCGCCAAGAAGATAAAGACTCCATCTCTGTCTGTCTTCCTAAAGCCTGGGGTGAACAGCAGGAAAGAATCGGCCAAGAATGTCCAGTGTGCCCTGGAGTACACCACGCTGCGTAGTGTGACCCATGCCACTGAGATATGGTATGATCCTGATCCTCTAGGAACCCTCATTCCCGAGGATGTGGACTTTGTCAGGTCATACTATGAGATGCCCGATGAGGATGTCGACCCGGATAAGATGTCTCCTTGGCTGCTGCGTATTGAACTGAACCGCGAGATGATGGTTGATAAGAAGTTGAGCATGGCTGATATTGCAGAGAAGATCAATCATGAGTTTGATGACGACTTGTCATGCATATTCAACGATGACAACGCGGATAAGCTCATCCTTCGTGTCCGTATCGCAAACGACGAAGCTCCTCCAAAAGGAGGAGAGGCACAGGGTGAATCTGCCGAGGACGATGTCTTCCTCAAGAAGATTGAGGGGAACATGTTGACTGAGATGGCCCTTCGAGGCATTCCAGATATTAACAAGGTCTTCATCAAAAAGGGGAAGGTGAATAAATTTGATGAGAAGGAAGGTTTCAAAGGAGAAGAGGAGTGGATGCTTGATACAGAAGGTGTAAACCTCTTGGCCGTCATGTGTCATGAGGACGTTGATCCTTCTAGGACAACAAGTAATCATTTGATTGAAGTGATTGAGGTTCTTGGCATCGAGGCTGTCCGTAGGTCCCTCTTGGATGAGCTGAGGGTGGTGATATCTTTTGATGGGTCTTATGTCAACTACCGGCATCTGGCCATTCTCTGCGATATGATGACGTACAGAGGTCACCTGATGGCGATTACTAGGCACGGCATAAATCGTAACGACACAGGGCCTCTCATGAGATGTTCTTTTGAAGAGACGGTGGATATCCTGCTTGATGCTGCTGTATATGCTGAATCTGATTACCTGAGAGGTGTCACAGAGAACATTATGCTTGGCCAGCTTGCACCTATTGGTACAGGAGGGTGTGGATTGTATCTGAATGACCAGATGCTGAAGCAGGCCATTGAGCTCCAACTCCCGAGCTATATTGACACTCTGGACTATGGTGTCACACCGGCGCGTTCACCCTCTGGGACACCGTACCATGATGGAATGATGTCTCCATTGCTGAGCCCGAATTTCCGGGTTTCCCCCCTCACAGATGCTCAGTTCTCGCCGTATGTTGGCGGCATGGCGTTCTCGCCCATGCCGTCGAATTACAGCCCGTCCTCGGGGGGTTACAGTCCATCTTCTCCGGTGTTCAGCCCAGGGCCAGGACACAGCTACAGCCCCACTTCTCCGTCATACAGCCCCGCATCACCCAGCTACAGCCCTGCATCGCCATCATATACTCCTGGCTCTCCTTCCTACAGTCCGAGCAGTCCATCATACTCTCCAACCAGTCCATCATACTCTCCCACATCTCCGAGCTACAGCCCCACATCTCCTAGCTACAGTCCAACCTCTCCGGCATACTGTCCCACTTCGCCAAGCTACAGTCCAACCTCTCCGGCATACTGCCCGACATCTCCTGCATACAGCCCGACCTCTCCAGCATACTGCCCGACGTCTCCGGCATACAGCCCGTTGTCGCCATCTTATAACCCAACGTCGCCATCTTATAGTCCGACATCTCCTTCATACAGCCCGACTTCACCATCTTATAGCCCAACATCGCCATCATACAGCCCCACATCTCCTTCATACAGCCCTTCATCACCAACTTATAGCCCGACGTCGCCCTCATACAGACCGACATCGCCCTCGTACAGCCCGACATCACCTGCATACAGTCCGTCATCGCCTGGTTACTGCCCGACGTCACCGAGCTACAGCCCTACTTCACTGAGCTACAGCCCTTCGTCGGCCAAGTACAGTCCTTCAAATATCTATTCTCCAAGCAGCCCAAGGATGATGAGCCCGTACAGTCAGACTTCTCCAAACTACAGGTAATTCTCTAACTTCTGTTCATAGACTTTCTGGTGGTATTCTATTCATacatttttagtttttcttttccgTAAAGTGGATAGCCCTGGCCTTATTATCGGTTGATGCTCGAAGCAAAATACTTGCGCTTATTCTTGCTGACATGTCTGTTTCTCCAGCCCGACCTCACCGTCTTACTCGCCCACCTCACCGTCGTATGCGCAACCAAGCCCGTCATACAGCCCGGCAAGGTGAGCCGAATTTCAGTTGATCATCCTCCTTGTTTCAACTTAAAGAACACCTGTTGCTGTGACAAATACAATGGGTTTACTAACTCACTGCCTGCATGCTGCAGCCCGATCACTACCTCTGGAGGACCTAGCCCAGATTACACCCCAACTTCTCCAAACTACAGGTAATTAAATTAAATGCATATTCAGGCTTATCTATCTCGTCGATCTGCCCTTGATGGAAGTACACCATTGGTTAGCTCTTCTGACGATGTCACTTTTGAGCGTGCAGCCCCACTGCAAGCTACTCCCCCACCGCACCGGGCTACTCGCCGATATCCACCGAGCCGCAAACTAGTGACAAGGACGAGGAGACTGCTCCCTGAAGCCACCAACTCAGAGAAAATTGCTGCTGGCCGAGGCAGAAGCACACCGCACTAGCTGTTGTTCTTGTTTCCTTCCGCGTCGCCAGAACAGGCATTGGGTTTGCTGCGCTTGCCGATGAATTGCTGCTGAACTTGAGTTGTTATGTATGATAGATGTTGTGAGTGACTCCCCAGTAACTGTGTTGTTGAGAATTTGCAATTGTACTTAATAATGTGTTGTTGATCGGATTGATATATTGATGATGTTGTTGACCGGATTGTTATGTTAATTTTTCCATTGGAACTTCTTATTATTTGCTACTCAGCTGTGGAGTGCATTTGTAAGTCCTGCATATTTCCTGTTGCTGCTTTGGCGTTTGGTAGGCCTTTGCTGTGCTTAAATGTTTTTGAGCTGCACCATGT
The window above is part of the Triticum aestivum cultivar Chinese Spring chromosome 2A, IWGSC CS RefSeq v2.1, whole genome shotgun sequence genome. Proteins encoded here:
- the LOC123191235 gene encoding DNA-directed RNA polymerase II subunit RPB1, translating into MDARFPHSPAEVAKVKLVQFGVLSPDEIRQMSVVMIEHAETTERGKVKSGGLSDPRLGTIDRKLKCDTCMAGMAECPGHFGHLELAKPMFHIGFIKTVLSVMRCVCFNCSKILADEEDTKFQQALKIKNPKNRLRRIYDACKSKKVCSGGEDLEGQDQQDTEEPVKKKGGCGAQQPNITVDGMKMVAEFKTTKKKNDEQDQLPEPVERKQILSAERVLNVLKRISDEDCLLLGLNPEFARPDWMILQVLPIPPPPVRPSVMMDTSSRSEDDLTHQLAMIIRHNENLRRQERNGAPAHIITEFAQLLQFHIATYFDNDLPGQPRATQRSGRPIKSICSRLKAKEGRIRGNLMGKRVDFSARTVITPDPNINIDQLGVPWSIALNLTYPETVTPYNIERLKELVEYGPHPPPGKTGAKYIIREDGQRLDLRYVKKSSDQHLELGYKVERHLNDGDFVLFNRQPSLHKMSIMGHRIKIMPYSTFRLNLSVTSPYNADFDGDEMNMHVPQSFETRAEVLELMMVPKCIVSPQANRPVMGIVQDTLLGCRKMTKRDTLIEKDVFMNILMWWEDFDGKVPAPTILKPRPIWTGKQVFNLIIPKLINLIRFSAWHAETENGFTTPGDTVVRIEKGELLSGTLCKKTLGASSGSLIHVIWEEVGPDAARKFLGHTQWLVNYWLLQNGFSIGIGDTIADADTMEKINETIANAKIEVNGLIKQAQEKELEPEPGRTMMESFENRVNQVLNKARDESGSSAQKSLSESNNLKAMVTAGSKGSFINISQMTACVGQQNVEGKRIPFGFVDRTLPHFTKDDYGPESRGFVENSYLRGLTPQEFFFHAMGGREGLIDTAVKTSETGYIQRRLVKAMEDIMVKYDGTVRNSLGDVIQFLYGEDGMDAVWIESQKLDSLKMKKDEFDNVFRYELNDMNWKPNYMLPDHVEDLKTIREFRNVFEAELQKLEVDRLQLGQEITTTGEGTWPMPVNLKRLIWNAQKTFKIDLRKPSDMHPMEIVEAIDKLQERLKVVPGDDAMSIEAQKNATLLFNILLRSTFASKRVLKEYRLTKESFEWVIGEIESRFLQSLVAPGEMIGCVAAQSIGEPATQMTLNTFHYAGVSAKNVTLGVPRLREIINVAKKIKTPSLSVFLKPGVNSRKESAKNVQCALEYTTLRSVTHATEIWYDPDPLGTLIPEDVDFVRSYYEMPDEDVDPDKMSPWLLRIELNREMMVDKKLSMADIAEKINHEFDDDLSCIFNDDNADKLILRVRIANDEAPPKGGEAQGESAEDDVFLKKIEGNMLTEMALRGIPDINKVFIKKGKVNKFDEKEGFKGEEEWMLDTEGVNLLAVMCHEDVDPSRTTSNHLIEVIEVLGIEAVRRSLLDELRVVISFDGSYVNYRHLAILCDMMTYRGHLMAITRHGINRNDTGPLMRCSFEETVDILLDAAVYAESDYLRGVTENIMLGQLAPIGTGGCGLYLNDQMLKQAIELQLPSYIDTLDYGVTPARSPSGTPYHDGMMSPLLSPNFRVSPLTDAQFSPYVGGMAFSPMPSNYSPSSGGYSPSSPVFSPGPGHSYSPTSPSYSPASPSYSPASPSYTPGSPSYSPSSPSYSPTSPSYSPTSPSYSPTSPSYSPTSPAYCPTSPSYSPTSPAYCPTSPAYSPTSPAYCPTSPAYSPLSPSYNPTSPSYSPTSPSYSPTSPSYSPTSPSYSPTSPSYSPSSPTYSPTSPSYRPTSPSYSPTSPAYSPSSPGYCPTSPSYSPTSLSYSPSSAKYSPSNIYSPSSPRMMSPYSQTSPNYSPTSPSYSPTSPSYAQPSPSYSPASPITTSGGPSPDYTPTSPNYSPTASYSPTAPGYSPISTEPQTSDKDEETAP